The DNA region AATAGACTTTTGCTCCACCCAGTATACGTGTTAAATTCTCAGCGTAATACAAGGGAGAAGGTCTCCCCACATAATTATTCAATAAACCCGTTAGTTCTGTTTGAAATTTATCGTCAACAATAGCTTCCTCGTAGCATCTTTCTAACTCATCCAAAGCGGGAATAAGCATCTCGGGGACAAAGCGTCCTCCAAATTGTCCAAAATATGAGTTCATTTCTTTTTGCCTTTCGCTATTGCAATAACTTCGCTACATTTTACTACATCTTTGTTGCCTGGGCTAAGCTCAACTGAACTATTCACGTCCACCTCAAGATGAGGCAACGTTAATATTTCTGCAATATTCTCCGTCCCAATTCCACCGGCAACAATTATATTCTTTGTCTTATCTAATGCTTTTTTTATTAACTCAACAGCAATACTCTGCCCAGTACCACCATGATTATCTTTGACAAAAGAATCTAATAAAAACTTAGTATTCTTTGGGAAGCTATCTATAATTCTTAATGAAGCCTCGTCTTTAACTCGAATTGCTTTCCAATAAGGCAGACCTAAACTCTCACAAAAATCTACCGACTCTTCCCCATGAAGCTGGACAACATCAAGGCTAGCTTGGCTATATATTTCTCTTATTCTATCAGCCGTTTCATTAACAAAAACTCCTACTTTTGTTACTCTACTATTAGTAAATTCAGCAACCTTACTCGAAGACACATACCTAGGAGACTTTTCATAAAAAATAAAGCCCAAATAATCTACTCCTAAAGCCGAAAGAGCATCAAAATCCTGCTTATTAGTAATTCCACAAATCTTAATTCCTCTAACTCCCATCAGTTCATTAATCTTCACCCTAACGTCACTACTAACTAAAATTGATTCGCCGATAAGTGCACCAAAAAACCCAGCATCTTTTAACCTTTTGACAACTGCATTATTTTTTATTCCAGACTCACTAACGACTTTAATTCTATCTGGAATTAACTTTTTTAACCTAAAGGATGTTTCAACATCCACTTTAAACGTCTTTAAGTCACGGTTATTAATTCCTACCAAAGTCGGGTTAATTGCTAACGCTCTTTCCAGCTCTTCTTCATTGTGAACTTCTACCAGCGGCGTCATTCCATAACTTATAATCAACTCCTGCAATTCATGCAATTTGTCATTATCTAAACAAGCAACAATCAGCAAAACAATATCAGCACCAAGCTCATATGCTTCGTATACTTGATAAGGGTGAATAATAAAATCTTTTCTTAAAACAGGAATATTGACGGCAGACTTAACCATTGATAAATGTTTTTTTGCACCATGAAAATAATTTTTTTCAGTCAAAACAGAAATAGCCGAGGCTCCTGCTTTTTCATATTTCTTTGCTAACTCAACAGGAGCATAATCATCAACTATTATTCCTTTAGAGGGGCTACCTTTTTTGCATTCCGCTATTAAAAAAAACTCATCACTCAAAACTTGTAATGGCTTGTCTTTCCTCGTTAAAGTAACTTTTACACTATCAAATGCATCAAAAAAAGCTTTTTCTTCCGAAGCAATTTGGCTAGTAATTTTTGCTAAAATATCATCCATTGGTAATCTCTATCAGCTCGTTTAGTTTTTGCAATGCGTGACCTGAATCAATCGATTCTTTGGCAAGTTCAATGCCCTCATTAATATCTACTTTGGGTAAACACAAAGCAATTGCCACGCCAGCATTAAGAACAACAATTTCTCTTTTGGGACCACCCTCACCGCTTAAGATTGAAAGAGCAATTTCTTTATTCTGCTCAGGGTCTCCACCTTTTAACTCACTTGCTACAACAAGCGAAAATCCATACTCAGCTGGATTGATAATTACTTCTTTTAACTCTCCATCTATAAGTGATACAGCTCTGGTTGTGGTTGTTAAAGATATCTCGTCTGTTCCATCATTACCATACACCACAAATGCTCTTTTCACCCCTACATTACGAAGGACCTCGGCAAATAATCTTGTTAATTCTGCACTATAAACACCAACAACCATTGTATCCGCAAAGGCTGGGTTGGCTAATGGACCTAAAATATTAAAAACAGTCCTAATCTTTAATTCGCTCCTAACTGGCATAACATGTTTCATGGCTGGATGAAGACCAGGTGCAAACAAAAACGCTATACCAACATCCCTAAGTGCCTGTTCAAGGACTTTTGGTCCTGCCTCCAGATTAACTCCAAGCGACGCAAACACTTCAGCCGAACCACATTTGGATGTTACTGAACGGCTACCATGCTTGGCCACAGTAATTCCTGCACCAGCAGCAACGATTGCAGATAAACTTGAAATATTAAAAGTGTTGGCATTATCTCCACCCGTTCCCACTATATCCAATATAGGAGAAGTAGTTTTTACGTGAATTCTACTTACTTTTTCACGCATTACTTTGATAAATCCAGTTATCTCGGTTGCTGTCTCACCTTTCATTCTCAAAGCCGTCAGCATCGAAGCTATGAAAATATTACTCGCCTCACCTGAGGTAATGTACCCCATAACCTTCATTGATTCTTCTTCTGTTAAATCTTGTTTATCAATTACTTTACCTAATAGTTTTTTCATAAATTTAAGCCCCCTAAATCCCCCTAAAGGGGGACTTCCTTATTTAAATCGTTTAATTTTTGTTTTATAACATCCACAACATAATCAATATTATTTATTACAACATCATTAGTAAACCTTAATATGTTTATACCTAAATTATTTAAGATTATATCTCGTTCCTTATCTCTTTCTATCTGC from Candidatus Margulisiibacteriota bacterium includes:
- a CDS encoding tryptophan synthase subunit beta (catalyzes the formation of L-tryptophan from L-serine and 1-(indol-3-yl)glycerol 3-phosphate); amino-acid sequence: MNSYFGQFGGRFVPEMLIPALDELERCYEEAIVDDKFQTELTGLLNNYVGRPSPLYYAENLTRILGGAKVY
- the trpC gene encoding indole-3-glycerol phosphate synthase TrpC yields the protein MDDILAKITSQIASEEKAFFDAFDSVKVTLTRKDKPLQVLSDEFFLIAECKKGSPSKGIIVDDYAPVELAKKYEKAGASAISVLTEKNYFHGAKKHLSMVKSAVNIPVLRKDFIIHPYQVYEAYELGADIVLLIVACLDNDKLHELQELIISYGMTPLVEVHNEEELERALAINPTLVGINNRDLKTFKVDVETSFRLKKLIPDRIKVVSESGIKNNAVVKRLKDAGFFGALIGESILVSSDVRVKINELMGVRGIKICGITNKQDFDALSALGVDYLGFIFYEKSPRYVSSSKVAEFTNSRVTKVGVFVNETADRIREIYSQASLDVVQLHGEESVDFCESLGLPYWKAIRVKDEASLRIIDSFPKNTKFLLDSFVKDNHGGTGQSIAVELIKKALDKTKNIIVAGGIGTENIAEILTLPHLEVDVNSSVELSPGNKDVVKCSEVIAIAKGKKK
- the trpD gene encoding anthranilate phosphoribosyltransferase → MKKLLGKVIDKQDLTEEESMKVMGYITSGEASNIFIASMLTALRMKGETATEITGFIKVMREKVSRIHVKTTSPILDIVGTGGDNANTFNISSLSAIVAAGAGITVAKHGSRSVTSKCGSAEVFASLGVNLEAGPKVLEQALRDVGIAFLFAPGLHPAMKHVMPVRSELKIRTVFNILGPLANPAFADTMVVGVYSAELTRLFAEVLRNVGVKRAFVVYGNDGTDEISLTTTTRAVSLIDGELKEVIINPAEYGFSLVVASELKGGDPEQNKEIALSILSGEGGPKREIVVLNAGVAIALCLPKVDINEGIELAKESIDSGHALQKLNELIEITNG